A section of the Primulina eburnea isolate SZY01 chromosome 1, ASM2296580v1, whole genome shotgun sequence genome encodes:
- the LOC140804356 gene encoding uncharacterized protein, with the protein MAGRPPRNNHNPRYANVNNRNNNDEDPNADGNPPPRVGLSQVDLMAIATIVATTIQGLGNPNGNVFKRDADLESSQSWLKSVETQLRLLEIPEALKVEVIVPFLENKASKWWETVSPTLTAAGAITWQQFRDVFLKQYFPAEVRLQKLSEFENFSQTLDMSVIDYTSQFNDLGTYALTIMADEVLKMHRYKKGLISRIQSSLAVYQPTSFADLMGETIRAETDIKRRENENKNKRPLTGQSSQGKPPFKRQNQSSGSFKGHRIANCPEPLKRSTKPNADVNPNKPRENKPNARVFAITQEEADDANDVVAGTIFVNEMPAYVLFDSGDTHSFISKRFTKKLGLTPELIVEPFRVATPTSKTVETHRVHRKCKICINENLFQSELIQLNMVEFDIILGMDWLARNNAMVDCKGKSVRLRTPNQKEVVYHGKSKERKSLLSASQAWKAMKSGADIYLATVNVVKEEIELKPGDIPIVRDFPDVFPEELPGTVPDREIGFEINLVPEAAPISKAPYRMAPAELKELKEQLQEFLDKKHIRPSASPWGAPYPLPRIDDPFDQLKGATVFSKLDLRTGYHQLKVRAEDIPKTAFRTRYGHYEFTVIPFGLTNAPAAFMDLMNRVFKPFLDRLIVVFIDDILVYSPSKEDHEKHLRLTLQTLREKEIYAKFKKCEFCLNSVSFLGHVISEAGVSVDPKKVELILDWPKPRNATDIRSFLGLAGYYRKFVEGFSSIVVPLTRLTQKNSKFIWDDNCEKSFQTLKEKLASTPVLVLSTEDKDFTIYSDASK; encoded by the exons ATGGCCGGAAGACCTCCCCGAAACAATCACAACCCGCGATACGCAAACGTTAACAACCGCAACAACAATGATGAAGATCCGAATGCTGACGGCAATCCACCTCCCAGAGTGGGCCTGAGCCAAGTAGATTTAATGGCTATAGCCACCATAGTGGCAACAACTATCCAGGGTTTGGGAAACCCCAATGGTAACG TGTTCAAGAGAGACGCCGACCTTGAGAGTAGCCAGAGTTGGTTGAAAAGCGTGGAAACCCAACTGCGACTGCTAGAGATACCTGAGGCACTTAAAGTAGAGGTGATAGTGCCATTCCTGGAAAATAAGGCAAGCAAGTGGTGGGAAACCGTCTCACCTACCCTGACAGCCGCCGGAGCAATCACTTGGCAACAATTCAGAGACGTCTTTCTCAAACAGTATTTCCCAGCAGAAGTCAGACTTCAGAAACTGAGCGAGTTTGAGAACTTCTCGCAAACTCTAGACATGTCAGTGATAGATTACACCTCCCAATTCAATGACCTTGGAACTTATGCCCTGACAATCATGGCAGATGAAGTTCTAAAGATGCACAGATACAAGAAGGGTTTGATCAGCCGTATCCAGTCATCATTAGCAGTTTACCAACCTACAAGCTTTGCTGATTTAATGGGAGAAACGATAAGAGCTGAGACGGATATCAAGCGTCGGGAGAACGAGAACAAGAATAAGCGACCTCTTACTGGACAGTCATCTCAGGGGAAGCCACCATTCAAGAGACAGAATCAGTCCAGTGGATCCTTCAAAG GGCATCGAATTGCTAATTGCCCCGAGCCATTGAAGAGAAGTACCAAGCCTAATGCTGATGTTAACCCCAACAAGCCAAGAGAGAATAAGCCCAACGCTCGTGTGTTTGCAATAACCCAAGAAGAAGCAGATGATGCAaacgatgtcgtggcaggtaccaTTTTTGTCAATGAAATGCCagcttatgtgttatttgataGTGGTGATACTCATTCATTTATATCTAAGAGATTCACTAAGAAACTAGGGCTTACGCCTGAATTAATAGTTGAACCATTTAGAGTAGCGACTCCTACTAGTAAGACAGTCGAAACACATAGAGTGCACCGAAAGTGTAAAATCTGTATCAATGAGAACCTATTCCAATCAGAATTGATACAACTGAACATGGTGGAGTTCGATATCATCttaggaatggattggttagcaagAAACAATGCGATGGTAGATTGCAAGGGAAAGAGTGTTAGGCTCCGAACCCCGAACCAAAAAGAGGTCGTGTATCATGGCAAATCCAAGGAACGGAAGTCACTTCTTTCCGCATCCCAAGCATGGAAAGCCATGAAATCTGGAGCAGATATCTATCTAGCAACGGTTAACGTAGTAAAGGAAGAGATTGAACTTAAACCGGGGGACATCCCTATCGTGCGAgatttcccagacgtctttccagagGAACTACCAGGGACAGTCCCGGATCGAGAAATTGGGTTCGAAATCAATTTAGTGCCCGAAGCGGCACCCATCTCCAAGgcaccgtacagaatggcaccagctgAACTTAAGGAGCTAAAGgagcaacttcaagaatttCTAGACAAAAAGCATATTCGACCAAGTGCGTCTccatggggagctcca TACCCTCTTCCGAGAATAGATGACCCGTTTGATCAGCTTAAGGGAGCCACAGTATTTTCCAAATTGGATTTGAGAACGGGCTACCACCAATTGAAGGTCAGGGCTGAAGACATCCCAAAGACGGCCTTTCGgacaaggtatggacactacgaattCACAGTGATaccttttggtttgacaaacGCACCAGCAGCCTTTATGGACCTAATGAACAGAGTATTCAAGCCGTTCCTAGATCGGTTAATAGTGgtattcattgatgacatcCTTGTCTACTCTCCTAGCAAAGAAGATCACGAAAAGCATCTCCGCCTCACTCTACAAACTTTAAGGGAGAAAGAAATCTatgccaagttcaagaaatgcgaattttGTCTAAACAGTGTGTCCTTTTTAGGGCATGTGATATCGGAAGCTGGAGTATCAGTGGATCCAAAGAAAGTGGAGTTAATTCTAGATTGGCCGAAACCGAGAAACGCCACAGACATTAGAAGCTTTCTTGGATTGGCAGGCTATTACAGAAAATTCGTTGAAGGATTCTCTTCCATAGTCGTACCATTAACAAGGCTTACTCAAAagaattctaaattcatttgGGATGACAACTGCGAGAAAAGTTTTCAGACATTGAAAGAAAAGCTCGCGTCTACACCAGTGTTAGTCTTGTCCACTGAAGATAAGGATTTCACCATCTACAGTGACGCATCAAAGtaa